A DNA window from Camelina sativa cultivar DH55 chromosome 13, Cs, whole genome shotgun sequence contains the following coding sequences:
- the LOC104734752 gene encoding uncharacterized protein LOC104734752, with product MAVRSTGYLKSMVQRLRTYTAPTIPRSKAYSTAAIEYGGQRTSTTTAATKADFTPVYVSIGLISLSVTFGVYTAYLHLHENPGVRVNKKIRETVPEIEDPDRVLNEADRFANRSWFRKIAHVQEFDKQDVISDPIRKDQFAHKPRALTLKDVGVDPKMHAAH from the exons ATGGCCGTTCGATCAACA GGTTACTTGAAAAGCATGGTGCAAAGGTTAAGAACTTACACCGCTCCTACAATACCAAGATCCAAAGCGTATTCTACTGCGGCGATCGAGTACGGTGGTCAGAGAACCTCCACGACGACGGCGGCTACAAAAGCTGACTTCACACCTGTTTACGTCTCCATAGGATTGATCTCATTGTCTGTAACGTTCGGTGTTTACACTGCGTATCTTCATCTACACGAAAACCCTGGCGTGCGTGTCAACAAGAAGATAAGAGAGACTGTCCCCGAGATTGAAGATCCCGATCGAGTTCTAAACGAAGCGGACCGATTCGCCAACAGGTCGTGGTTTAGGAAAATAGCTCACGTTCAAGAGTTTGACAAGCAGGATGTGATTTCCGATCCAATCAGGAAAGACCAGTTCGCTCACAAACCTCGTGCCTTGACGCTAAAGGATGTCGGAGTTGATCCTAAGATGCATGCGGCTCACTAA